Proteins encoded by one window of Phosphitispora fastidiosa:
- a CDS encoding LuxR family transcriptional regulator, whose amino-acid sequence MMMGMMGKMGPMAGAGFNPSEMCRQMTSSVTKAAEMGSYATPEVRALFEDWVTEAEKDVLNFIKANKQAAPSAIADQLKISENSVIFFISRLAQQQKIRITGIEICDPPPENEIQKQSLGTEPEQNNQSGGGG is encoded by the coding sequence GTGATGATGGGCATGATGGGTAAAATGGGTCCGATGGCTGGCGCTGGCTTTAATCCTTCAGAGATGTGCCGCCAGATGACTTCATCTGTAACCAAAGCAGCCGAAATGGGAAGTTATGCAACTCCCGAAGTGAGGGCTTTATTTGAAGACTGGGTTACCGAAGCAGAAAAGGATGTTCTGAATTTTATTAAAGCAAATAAACAGGCTGCTCCGTCTGCAATTGCGGATCAATTAAAGATTAGTGAGAACAGTGTCATATTTTTTATCAGCAGGCTGGCACAGCAGCAGAAAATCAGAATCACAGGCATAGAAATTTGTGATCCGCCGCCTGAAAATGAAATTCAAAAGCAATCTCTAGGGACAGAGCCAGAGCAGAATAACCAGTCCGGCGGCGGAGGCTGA
- a CDS encoding hemolysin family protein, producing MWSLFKILVALFLVVLNGFFVAAEFSLVKVRKTRLAELEENGSKKAAVALDVTSKLDAYLSACQLGITLASLGLGWLGEPAIASLLEPLFSNTIGWSPVYTHTVALIIAFLMITFLHIVLGELVPKSLAIQSAEKTALATAGMLKTFYRIFYPVIFLLNGLANSILRLFGIAPANEADLAHTEEELRMLVDASERHGFLDKMESTLLDNVFEFSDRIAGEVMVPRQDMICLYIQDTIDEALNVIKEYGHTRYPLCDDDKDNVIGMIHVRDMISIRDNPVKDISQLKRDILIVPEGVPISHLVQKMRSQRTHMAVVADEFGGTAGLVTIEDLLEELVGEIYDEFDREQPHIKKVNETDYEVNGRVLLEDISEILGVEIDEEGITTIGGYVFTQISRKPRNGDEVSFDGYIFQAAEVVGSRILKVKIIKKTQ from the coding sequence ATGTGGAGTTTGTTTAAGATATTGGTGGCATTATTCCTGGTAGTTTTAAACGGATTCTTTGTGGCTGCAGAGTTTTCTCTGGTTAAAGTGAGGAAGACCCGCCTGGCAGAACTTGAGGAAAATGGTTCTAAAAAAGCCGCTGTCGCTCTTGATGTAACTTCCAAGCTGGATGCTTATCTATCTGCCTGCCAGTTGGGAATCACGCTCGCCTCCCTGGGATTGGGCTGGCTGGGTGAACCTGCCATTGCCTCACTGCTGGAACCCTTGTTTTCCAATACAATTGGCTGGTCACCTGTTTATACACATACTGTTGCTTTGATTATTGCCTTTTTAATGATAACCTTCCTCCACATTGTCCTGGGTGAACTGGTGCCAAAATCACTGGCAATACAGAGCGCCGAAAAAACTGCTCTGGCAACTGCCGGTATGTTGAAGACATTCTACCGCATTTTTTATCCGGTTATTTTTCTGCTTAACGGCTTGGCCAACTCCATACTGCGGTTATTTGGCATAGCGCCGGCAAACGAAGCAGACCTTGCCCATACTGAAGAAGAACTGCGTATGCTGGTAGATGCCAGTGAGCGTCATGGATTCCTGGACAAAATGGAAAGCACTCTACTGGATAATGTATTTGAATTCTCCGACCGGATAGCCGGCGAAGTCATGGTTCCAAGACAGGACATGATTTGCCTTTATATTCAGGATACAATTGATGAGGCATTGAATGTGATCAAAGAATACGGGCATACCAGATATCCGCTATGTGATGATGATAAGGATAATGTCATCGGGATGATACATGTCAGGGATATGATCTCAATCAGAGACAATCCGGTAAAGGATATTTCCCAATTAAAGCGTGATATTCTAATCGTTCCCGAAGGGGTACCTATTTCCCACCTGGTGCAAAAGATGCGCAGCCAGCGGACTCATATGGCGGTAGTTGCGGACGAGTTCGGTGGTACTGCGGGTTTGGTAACAATTGAAGACCTGTTAGAGGAACTGGTTGGGGAAATATATGATGAATTTGACCGGGAACAGCCTCATATAAAAAAGGTTAATGAAACGGATTATGAGGTCAATGGGCGGGTACTGCTGGAGGATATCTCAGAAATTCTCGGTGTTGAGATTGACGAGGAAGGCATCACAACCATTGGGGGGTATGTTTTCACCCAAATAAGCCGGAAACCCAGAAATGGTGACGAGGTTTCATTTGATGGCTATATATTCCAGGCCGCAGAGGTAGTGGGCTCAAGAATATTAAAAGTAAAGATAATTAAAAAAACACAATGA
- a CDS encoding FMN-binding glutamate synthase family protein has product MNSKLSDRLLIYSLGSILGYQAVKLLGRLIFRDVITDAAKTIMTDLYDENLWELFSATTKYTPQVIAETNLRAQEGKVIKRPLGTPKKFPGLEQVMFNISQLHTMPTPLETPVNTKVHIGKACKRPLIIDIPVMIAGMAYGAALSEKAKIALAKGAGMAGTATNTGEGPFLPSERKAAKKLILQYNRGSWNKSDKTIRQADAVEIQFGQGATAGTGHKNNIGFFDLKLQKGFGVGLGKDAVLHARHAEIEHPSEIPRLVRKLKSIAGDIPIGAKIGAGKHLESDLRWLVNGGIDFVTIDGAEAATKGSAPILQDDFGVPTVFAVNRAAEFLRKNGLSNKVSLIASGKIQTPGDILKVLALGADAAYIGGISLFAMSHTQVLKALPFEPPTQIVWYDGKYAVDFDVASGAQSLAKYLKSCKEELVEGVRALGKTSAAQVNKDDLFALDELIAKGLGLSMAYSPDIPE; this is encoded by the coding sequence ATGAACAGCAAGTTATCTGACAGGTTATTAATCTACTCCCTGGGATCGATCCTGGGCTATCAGGCTGTAAAATTGCTGGGCAGGTTAATCTTCAGGGATGTGATAACAGATGCCGCTAAAACGATTATGACTGATTTATATGATGAGAACTTGTGGGAGCTGTTTTCAGCAACAACAAAGTATACGCCTCAGGTGATTGCCGAAACGAACCTGCGGGCACAGGAAGGTAAAGTTATTAAACGTCCTCTGGGTACTCCAAAAAAGTTTCCCGGTCTTGAGCAGGTAATGTTTAATATCAGCCAGCTCCATACAATGCCGACTCCACTGGAAACTCCGGTGAATACAAAGGTTCACATCGGTAAGGCTTGTAAGAGACCCCTGATAATCGATATTCCTGTTATGATAGCCGGGATGGCGTATGGCGCGGCACTGTCGGAAAAAGCTAAAATCGCTCTTGCTAAAGGAGCCGGCATGGCAGGAACCGCAACCAACACCGGAGAAGGACCGTTTCTCCCCAGTGAAAGAAAGGCAGCCAAAAAACTTATTTTACAGTATAACCGGGGCAGCTGGAATAAATCCGATAAAACTATTCGACAGGCAGATGCTGTAGAAATCCAGTTCGGACAGGGGGCAACCGCAGGTACAGGTCACAAAAACAACATAGGTTTCTTTGATTTGAAGCTGCAAAAAGGATTTGGAGTGGGATTGGGCAAAGATGCTGTGCTCCATGCACGTCATGCCGAAATTGAACACCCATCTGAAATCCCCCGGCTTGTCCGCAAGCTGAAAAGTATTGCCGGTGATATTCCTATTGGCGCCAAGATAGGCGCCGGTAAGCATCTTGAAAGCGATCTCAGGTGGCTGGTTAACGGTGGTATTGATTTCGTTACAATAGACGGCGCTGAAGCAGCTACCAAGGGCTCGGCTCCAATCTTGCAGGACGACTTCGGAGTACCCACCGTATTTGCCGTTAACCGGGCTGCAGAATTTTTACGAAAAAATGGGTTAAGTAACAAAGTGTCATTAATTGCATCAGGGAAAATACAAACCCCTGGAGATATCCTGAAGGTACTGGCCTTAGGTGCAGACGCCGCATATATTGGCGGCATTTCTTTGTTTGCGATGTCACATACCCAGGTATTAAAGGCTTTGCCTTTCGAGCCGCCAACTCAAATCGTCTGGTATGATGGAAAATATGCCGTTGATTTTGATGTGGCATCAGGAGCCCAAAGTCTGGCAAAGTATCTTAAATCTTGTAAGGAAGAACTTGTAGAGGGCGTCCGGGCATTGGGGAAGACATCTGCCGCCCAGGTTAATAAGGATGACCTATTTGCCCTGGATGAACTTATTGCTAAAGGCTTGGGGCTTTCAATGGCATATTCGCCGGACATACCTGAATAA
- a CDS encoding ArsR/SmtB family transcription factor, whose protein sequence is MGVEAIDRIAKFLKILADANRLRIISAIGKTECSVSGIMNDTGLPQTLVSFHLRILREAGLVETERKGAFIYYRLKDHGLIDLLSACETYTSEGDNNFDGPQIFCSCPSWFFKKT, encoded by the coding sequence ATGGGTGTGGAGGCTATTGACAGGATTGCAAAATTCCTCAAGATATTAGCTGACGCTAACCGTTTAAGGATAATATCGGCAATCGGGAAAACAGAGTGTTCGGTTTCCGGAATAATGAATGATACCGGACTACCCCAGACACTAGTGTCTTTTCACCTCAGGATATTGCGTGAAGCCGGACTTGTTGAAACTGAACGGAAGGGAGCTTTTATTTATTACCGGCTGAAAGATCACGGCCTGATAGATTTGCTTTCTGCCTGTGAGACCTATACCTCGGAAGGTGATAATAATTTTGACGGACCACAAATATTTTGCTCTTGTCCGTCATGGTTCTTTAAGAAAACTTAA
- a CDS encoding YqhV family protein produces MFFVKDKIVFGMAMMRILSCLIELTAALLFIKFDSIQTALKINAILALIGPTIMAVVMAIGLSGLSGRISPVKFGIILAGVILIFFGVSREH; encoded by the coding sequence ATGTTTTTTGTAAAAGATAAAATTGTTTTCGGAATGGCCATGATGCGGATATTATCTTGTCTGATTGAACTCACGGCTGCACTGCTTTTTATTAAATTTGACAGCATTCAGACTGCCCTTAAAATTAATGCAATCCTGGCATTAATCGGTCCTACTATAATGGCAGTGGTCATGGCAATTGGCCTGAGCGGCCTCAGTGGCAGGATTTCTCCTGTTAAATTCGGGATAATACTTGCCGGGGTAATCCTGATATTTTTTGGAGTTTCCAGAGAGCACTAA
- a CDS encoding S-layer homology domain-containing protein produces the protein MRKNKIIAVLMISVFILMTATTGAVAKKSIVDFKDMDQAKWAQKHVYKMKAQNVIMGYPDGSFQPNKPVTHAEAVVLTLRAAGLEEEVADLDSASVVLPYKDADKIPEWAKKHVAYAYENGFLEESISGNFQSNKAASREWVVKLIINALGLEEDAAEMQNVLLPFKDAAEISDTGFIASAMKNNIINGFPDKTFKPNKPVTRAELAVMLGSSTDELPIPGQIKTYIDGTVVEVSTDDTTVEDSITETIYCQGTITLDIGDEDEDEDEDEDEDEDEDEDEDEDEDEDEDEDEDEDEDEDEDEDEDEESGTVTYPVSEDALIYVYNQEAELSDVAVGVTAKLVVDKNGVAVYIEVAPVTVKGIVYAVDADDNKIEIVEKTWGQEKERNRNANKLMGSLKNTKKSGEQPKEQEQEKNITETIAITAVPVEYSVTDDAAITLNGDNAELEDLEAGDIVILTLNDDNEVTTIKAYSMPTQTIVQDDENNDEDENDEDDEDEDDNDDDDDDVSANVNIQNDNGKKGYKQKM, from the coding sequence GTGAGAAAAAATAAAATAATAGCAGTTTTGATGATTAGCGTATTTATCCTGATGACTGCGACAACCGGCGCCGTTGCCAAAAAGAGTATTGTTGATTTTAAGGATATGGATCAGGCAAAATGGGCGCAAAAACATGTCTATAAAATGAAGGCGCAGAATGTTATCATGGGTTATCCTGACGGTTCTTTCCAGCCTAACAAACCCGTCACCCATGCAGAAGCTGTTGTCTTAACCCTGAGGGCAGCCGGACTCGAAGAAGAAGTGGCAGATTTAGATTCAGCTTCAGTGGTGCTGCCTTACAAAGATGCTGATAAGATTCCTGAGTGGGCGAAAAAACATGTAGCCTATGCTTATGAAAACGGTTTCCTGGAAGAATCAATTTCGGGCAATTTTCAGTCAAACAAGGCAGCCAGCAGAGAATGGGTTGTAAAACTTATTATAAATGCACTGGGCTTGGAGGAAGATGCCGCTGAGATGCAAAATGTGCTGCTGCCCTTCAAGGATGCTGCTGAAATTTCTGATACAGGCTTTATAGCCTCGGCAATGAAAAACAATATTATCAACGGTTTCCCTGACAAAACATTCAAGCCCAATAAACCTGTTACCAGAGCTGAGTTAGCAGTTATGCTGGGATCCTCAACAGATGAACTTCCCATCCCGGGGCAGATAAAGACTTACATTGACGGTACTGTAGTTGAAGTCTCCACTGATGACACAACTGTAGAAGACTCTATTACTGAGACAATCTACTGCCAGGGCACCATTACCCTTGATATAGGCGACGAAGATGAAGACGAAGATGAAGACGAAGATGAAGACGAAGATGAAGACGAAGATGAAGATGAAGATGAAGACGAAGATGAGGATGAAGATGAAGACGAAGATGAGGATGAAGATGAGGATGAGGATGAGGATGAAGAATCCGGAACAGTTACATATCCTGTCTCTGAAGATGCGCTGATATATGTTTACAACCAGGAAGCCGAACTCAGTGATGTGGCAGTCGGTGTAACCGCCAAACTTGTAGTTGACAAAAACGGTGTTGCTGTTTACATCGAGGTGGCTCCGGTAACTGTAAAAGGCATTGTCTATGCTGTTGATGCAGATGATAATAAGATAGAGATTGTGGAAAAAACCTGGGGTCAGGAAAAGGAACGTAACAGAAACGCAAACAAGTTAATGGGCTCTCTGAAAAATACCAAAAAATCAGGTGAACAGCCCAAAGAACAGGAACAGGAAAAAAACATTACTGAAACAATTGCCATTACGGCAGTTCCTGTTGAATACTCAGTCACAGATGATGCAGCTATTACCTTAAACGGTGATAATGCTGAGCTTGAGGATTTGGAGGCAGGGGATATCGTTATCCTGACTCTGAATGATGACAATGAGGTAACAACCATAAAGGCCTATTCAATGCCAACCCAAACAATTGTTCAGGATGATGAAAATAATGATGAAGACGAAAACGATGAAGATGATGAAGATGAAGACGACAATGATGATGATGACGATGACGTATCAGCCAATGTAAATATTCAGAATGATAATGGTAAAAAAGGCTACAAACAAAAAATGTAA
- a CDS encoding YitT family protein, which produces MPNKSKIVLRTIKRYVFLLIGAVFTSIGLEIFLVPNNIIDGGVVGISIISSHLTKLPLGLFIFILNLPFLAIGYKQIGKTFVWSTLFAVTALSIGVTVLHPIPGLTKDVLLASVFGGITIGIGVGLIIRYGGSLDGTEIVAIILDKRTGFSIGEIVMFFNLFILSSAGLVFGWDKAMYSLIAYFIAFKVIDVTVEGLEESKSVIIVSDQPEEIAEVLMARLGRGVTILQGKGAYTGIFKGVLYCVVTRLEIAKLKSIIEEKDPNAFVTFSDVHEVMGGRFKKRAIH; this is translated from the coding sequence ATGCCTAATAAAAGCAAAATAGTCCTGAGAACAATCAAAAGGTACGTTTTTCTGCTGATTGGTGCAGTATTTACTTCTATAGGATTAGAAATATTCCTTGTCCCAAATAATATAATTGACGGTGGAGTGGTAGGTATATCAATTATCTCCAGTCATCTCACCAAACTTCCGTTAGGTTTATTCATTTTCATCTTAAATCTGCCGTTTTTGGCGATAGGATACAAACAGATAGGTAAAACTTTTGTATGGTCAACCTTATTTGCAGTTACGGCATTATCAATAGGTGTAACTGTTCTTCACCCTATCCCTGGCTTAACAAAAGATGTTTTACTGGCATCTGTTTTCGGAGGGATTACTATAGGCATCGGTGTCGGACTAATCATCCGTTATGGAGGATCCCTTGACGGTACGGAAATTGTAGCCATTATCCTGGACAAGAGAACAGGGTTTTCCATCGGTGAAATTGTTATGTTCTTTAACCTCTTTATCTTATCAAGCGCCGGTTTAGTCTTCGGTTGGGATAAAGCAATGTATTCACTTATAGCGTATTTCATTGCTTTTAAGGTCATTGATGTGACTGTGGAAGGTCTGGAGGAATCAAAATCTGTTATAATTGTATCTGACCAGCCCGAAGAAATAGCAGAAGTACTTATGGCAAGATTGGGCCGTGGAGTTACCATCCTTCAGGGGAAAGGCGCTTACACAGGGATATTTAAGGGTGTATTGTACTGTGTGGTAACCAGGCTGGAGATTGCCAAGCTGAAGTCGATTATAGAGGAAAAGGATCCAAATGCTTTTGTGACCTTTAGTGATGTTCACGAAGTTATGGGTGGCAGGTTTAAAAAGAGAGCGATTCACTAA
- a CDS encoding MerR family DNA-binding transcriptional regulator: MIHKGVGLFGDAVKFLRIGELARLAGVSSRTVDYYTQMGIINEAALFPA, from the coding sequence ATTATCCATAAAGGGGTTGGTTTATTTGGGGACGCTGTAAAATTCCTCCGGATCGGTGAACTGGCCCGGTTAGCCGGCGTAAGCTCCCGTACCGTAGATTATTACACACAAATGGGCATAATTAATGAAGCAGCACTATTCCCTGCATGA
- a CDS encoding demethoxyubiquinone hydroxylase family protein, whose protein sequence is MKDKELIRELNKILTLEHGHLGMYENFLNHRDKDTRRTFRRFMEIEKEHINKVTAVILNMGGKPSIIVESGDIIGQLFGITVNAASDREVIKAYSFIEKKSHQGYNDFVTKLENDSEIRNQFIAEIASSNMVEAQLMHLWLEDKLKTLN, encoded by the coding sequence ATGAAAGATAAAGAACTTATCAGGGAATTAAATAAGATCCTGACACTGGAGCATGGCCACCTGGGTATGTATGAAAACTTCCTGAATCATCGTGACAAGGATACCCGCAGAACCTTCAGAAGGTTTATGGAAATTGAAAAAGAGCACATAAATAAAGTAACAGCCGTTATTTTAAACATGGGTGGAAAACCATCAATTATTGTGGAAAGCGGCGATATCATCGGACAACTGTTTGGTATTACCGTAAATGCTGCCAGTGATCGTGAGGTTATTAAAGCCTACAGTTTTATTGAAAAGAAATCCCACCAGGGGTATAACGATTTTGTCACCAAACTGGAGAATGATTCTGAAATAAGGAACCAGTTCATTGCCGAAATAGCCAGTTCCAATATGGTGGAAGCTCAATTAATGCATCTATGGCTGGAAGACAAATTAAAAACTTTAAATTAG